Proteins from a single region of Seriola aureovittata isolate HTS-2021-v1 ecotype China chromosome 9, ASM2101889v1, whole genome shotgun sequence:
- the LOC130174595 gene encoding cryptochrome-1-like, with amino-acid sequence MARNSIHWFRKGLRLHDNPALREAVRGADTVRCVYFLDPWFAGSSNVGVNRWRFLLQCLEDLDANLRKLNSRLFVIRGQPANVFPRLFKEWKISRLTFEYDSEPFGKERDAAIKKLAMEAGVEVNVKISHTLYDLDKIIELNGGQPPLTYKRFQTLISRLDPPEMPVETLSDTLMGHCVTPISEDHGDKYGVPSLEELGFDIEGLPSAVWPGGETEALTRIERHLERKAWVANFERPRMNANSLLASPTGLSPYLRFGCLSCRLFYFKLTDLYRKVKKNSSPPLSLYGQLLWREFFYTAATNNPRFDKMEGNPICVRIPWDKNPEALAKWAEAKTGFPWIDAIMTQLRQEGWIHHLARHAVACFLTRGDLWISWEEGMKVFEELLLDADWSVNAGSWMWLSCSSFFQQFFHCYCPVGFGRRTDPNGDFIRRYLPVLRGFPAKFIYDPWNAPESVQAAAKCIIGVHYPKPMVHHAEASRLNIERMKQIYQQLSRYRGLGLLASVPSTNGNGNGGMMAYSPGEQQPGTNNNNSHLPGVSGSSVATGNGSGSILLNFDNEEQTRPSSVGQQQQRLQPLPHQQQQQQQQQQQQQQHGYHSVPDASQTITSSRLYHEFAVPQHPGLLLHTRGSITGKRERESERDGSGEEDPASYSMHKMQRQSAETT; translated from the exons GTTTCTCCTCCAGTGTTTGGAGGATCTGGACGCCAACCTTCGGAAACTGAACTCCCGCCTTTTTGTCATCAGGGGCCAACCAGCCAACGTGTTCCCACGGCTCTTTAAG gagTGGAAGATCTCTCGGCTAACCTTCGAATACGACTCGGAGCCTTTCGGGAAGGAGAGGGACGCTGCCATCAAGAAGCTGGCCATGGAGGCAGGGGTGGAGGTCAACGTCAAGATATCGCACACCCTCTATGACCTGGACAa GATCATAGAGCTGAATGGCGGGCAGCCTCCTCTCACCTACAAGCGTTTCCAGACCCTGATCAGTCGACTGGATCCTCCGGAGATGCCCGTGGAGACGCTGTCAGACACCCTGATGGGCCACTGCGTCACCCCCATCTCTGAGGACCACGGAGACAAGTATGGGGTCCCATCCCTGGAGGAGCTAG GCTTTGACATTGAGGGCCTGCCCTCAGCGGTGTGGCCAGGAGGAGAGACCGAGGCTCTGACCAGGATAGAGCGCCACCTGGAGAGAAAA gCATGGGTGGCTAATTTTGAGCGCCCCAGGATGAACGCCAACTCGTTACTGGCCAGCCCAACAGGCCTCAGCCCCTACCTGCGCTTCGGATGCCTCTCCTGTCGCCTCTTCTACTTCAAGCTGACTGACCTCTACCGCAAG GTGAAGAAGAACAGCTCCCCTCCGCTCTCTCTGTACGGCCAGTTACTATGGCGCGAGTTCTTCTACACGGCGGCGACGAACAACCCACGTTTTGACAAGATGGAGGGTAACCCCATCTGCGTCCGCATCCCCTGGGACAAAAACCCAGAAGCGCTCGCCAAGTGGGCCGAGGCCAAGACGGGCTTTCCCTGGATAGACGCTATCATGACTCAGCTGAGGCAGGAGGGCTGGATCCATCACTTGGCCAGGCACGCAGTGGCCTGCTTCCTCACCAGGGGCGACCTGTGGATCAGCTGGGAGGAAGGGATGAAG GTCTTTGAGGAGCTGCTTCTAGATGCAGACTGGAGCGTGAACGCAGGCAGCTGGATGTGGCTGTCCTGCAGTTCATTCTTCCAGCAGTTTTTCCACTGCTACTGCCCCGTGGGCTTCGGACGGCGCACCGACCCCAACGGGGACTTCATCAG ACGATACTTACCTGTCCTCCGAGGTTTCCCCGCTAAGTTCATCTACGACCCGTGGAACGCTCCGGAGTCCGTGCAGGCAGCCGCCAAGTGCATCATCGGCGTCCATTACCCGAAGCCCATGGTGCATCACGCCGAGGCGAGCCGACTCAACATCGAGAGAATGAAACAGATCTACCAGCAACTTAGCCGATACAGAGGACTGG GCCTGCTGGCATCAGTGCCATCCACGAATGGGAACGGCAATGGAGGAATGATGGCCTACTCTCCTGGAGAGCAGCAGCCAGggaccaacaacaacaactcacaTT TGCCTGGAGTGTCGGGGAGCTCCGTTGCGACGGGTAACGGCAGCGGGAGCATCCTACTCAACTTTGACAACGAGGAACAGACGCGGCCCAGCAGCGTTGGGCAACAGCAACAGCGACTGCAACCGCTgccacatcaacaacaacaacaacaacaacaacagcaacagcaacaacagcatg GATACCACTCAGTGCCAGACGCCAGCCAGACCATCACCAGCAGCCGACTCTACCACGAGTTTGCTGTGCCTCAACACCCAG GACTCCTCTTGCACACCAGAGGCAGCATCACAGGAAAGCGGGAGCGCGAGTCGGAACGTGACGGGTCAGGAGAGGAAGACCCGGCTTCCTACTCCATGCATAAGATGCAGAGGCAAAGTGCAGAG